Proteins encoded together in one Scytonema millei VB511283 window:
- a CDS encoding glycosyltransferase, with translation MTMKKVAILTHDIGGGAFTSLGTALSRGFQELGIDCEFVVLKATQAEKDQYPDINIVTLNTRRTAFSLLPTIRYLKQSKPDVIFPMPWYFNVTAIWARYLSGIDSKIIIGEHNIISLETGIEHQDKLHLQSLPTLMRYTYPYGDGLIAVSQDTIADLVETIKVPPRIPMRVIFNPIDLDRVQQLAKKPTDHPWFLDSETPTIVTVARLAKQKQLDVLLRAFARVVKIQPARLLILGEGPLRSQLETLCYELQIEDCVAMPGYDRNPYRYMSACDVFVLASAWEGCPIALQEAMACGAAVVVNDAPGGSKDLIEYGKHGMMVAAGDPEALATGILQILSNPSLKQHYQTQARKRARDFQYLKIAQQYLDFSTTGLVRQEVLCR, from the coding sequence ATGACTATGAAAAAAGTTGCTATCCTGACGCATGACATTGGAGGTGGTGCGTTCACTAGTTTAGGAACTGCCCTCTCTCGCGGCTTTCAGGAGTTAGGAATCGATTGTGAGTTTGTGGTTTTAAAAGCAACTCAAGCAGAAAAAGACCAATATCCAGACATTAATATAGTTACTCTTAATACTCGACGCACGGCTTTTTCTCTACTACCAACTATTCGCTATCTTAAACAAAGTAAACCAGATGTTATCTTTCCAATGCCTTGGTATTTTAATGTTACGGCAATTTGGGCAAGGTACTTATCAGGAATTGATAGCAAAATTATTATTGGCGAACACAATATTATTAGCTTAGAAACAGGCATCGAGCATCAAGATAAACTGCATTTGCAATCTCTACCAACGCTAATGCGGTACACGTATCCCTATGGTGATGGCTTAATTGCCGTTTCTCAAGATACGATCGCTGACTTAGTTGAAACTATTAAAGTACCACCGCGCATTCCGATGCGGGTGATTTTCAACCCCATCGACCTCGATCGCGTGCAACAACTAGCGAAAAAACCAACCGATCACCCCTGGTTTTTAGACTCGGAAACACCAACCATCGTTACCGTAGCTCGTCTAGCCAAGCAAAAACAACTCGATGTATTGCTACGTGCTTTTGCCCGCGTTGTCAAGATTCAGCCTGCCAGACTGTTGATTTTGGGTGAAGGACCCTTGCGATCGCAACTAGAAACCCTGTGCTACGAACTCCAAATCGAAGATTGCGTGGCGATGCCGGGATACGATCGCAACCCTTACAGATACATGTCTGCCTGTGACGTATTCGTACTCGCATCAGCTTGGGAAGGTTGCCCGATCGCTTTACAAGAAGCAATGGCTTGTGGTGCGGCTGTTGTTGTCAACGATGCCCCAGGTGGCTCGAAGGATTTGATCGAATATGGCAAGCACGGAATGATGGTAGCTGCTGGAGATCCAGAAGCACTGGCAACAGGAATTTTGCAAATTCTCAGCAACCCCAGCCTCAAGCAGCATTATCAAACCCAGG
- a CDS encoding glycosyltransferase family 4 protein: MDRNQNFRIAWLLPVAWFYWQPAIGQFTQIFPQTKVFTGLFPGFARGFENSFVVEVVGKFQVLETARETTGYGSNFTYLSPRIIFHLLRLRPHAIFSSSFGIWTILALLLKPLCWWRVIIAYEGSSPGVDYRNSALRLLIRRLMVKLADACITNSHAGKAYLVDILNAKDSRVFVQPYEIPDTKTLAIQENIELDNSQLQRPVFLFVGHIIPRKGLQILLEACKILHQQGYREYTLQVVGNGSQQEELEKFAQEYHLTDCIQWVGRVDYNLISAYFRNADVFVLPTLEDTWGVVVLEAMLLGKPVLCSTGAGTSELIVNGENGYVFDPNQPEKLAELMRQFIDRPTAIENMGKKSQQIMSQYTPEAASKCLAQVTNLVLNN, from the coding sequence GTGGATCGTAATCAGAATTTTCGTATTGCGTGGTTGTTACCTGTTGCGTGGTTTTATTGGCAGCCAGCAATCGGTCAATTTACCCAGATATTTCCTCAAACAAAAGTATTTACCGGACTTTTTCCTGGGTTTGCACGAGGGTTCGAGAACTCATTTGTAGTAGAAGTTGTCGGCAAATTTCAGGTGCTAGAAACGGCGCGAGAGACGACAGGTTATGGCTCTAATTTTACATATCTGTCTCCCAGGATTATTTTCCACTTGCTGCGGCTTAGACCTCATGCCATCTTTTCTAGTTCTTTTGGCATTTGGACCATTCTGGCACTTCTATTAAAACCGCTTTGTTGGTGGCGAGTCATCATTGCCTATGAAGGTAGTTCGCCTGGTGTAGACTATCGCAATTCAGCATTACGTTTATTAATTCGACGACTAATGGTCAAGCTTGCTGATGCTTGCATTACCAACAGTCATGCTGGAAAAGCGTATTTAGTAGATATTCTTAACGCTAAAGACAGCCGCGTTTTCGTTCAGCCTTACGAAATTCCCGATACCAAAACCTTAGCAATTCAAGAAAATATTGAGTTAGATAATTCTCAACTCCAGCGACCAGTTTTTCTTTTCGTCGGGCATATTATTCCCAGAAAAGGCTTGCAGATACTGCTAGAAGCCTGCAAGATTCTTCACCAACAAGGATATCGAGAATACACATTACAAGTTGTAGGCAATGGATCGCAACAAGAAGAACTAGAAAAATTCGCTCAAGAGTATCATCTGACTGACTGCATACAGTGGGTAGGTAGAGTAGATTACAACCTCATCAGTGCTTATTTTCGTAATGCTGATGTCTTCGTTCTACCGACTCTAGAAGATACATGGGGCGTAGTGGTACTAGAGGCAATGCTACTAGGTAAACCAGTTTTATGTTCCACAGGTGCGGGAACGTCAGAACTCATAGTGAATGGTGAGAATGGCTATGTATTTGACCCCAATCAGCCGGAAAAACTAGCCGAACTTATGCGTCAGTTTATCGATCGCCCGACTGCGATCGAGAACATGGGTAAAAAATCGCAACAAATCATGTCTCAATATACTCCAGAAGCAGCATCAAAATGCTTAGCTCAGGTGACCAATTTAGTTTTAAATAATTGA
- a CDS encoding ElyC/SanA/YdcF family protein, whose translation MAAKKRSQFKLLNITLIRRQEIWLPTVWGWIFLVLLTLSLLTIGISNLPSFLAVNQPINAEVLVIEGWLPDYAVKEALNRFRRGSYRQIVTTGIPIERGCYLAEYKNYAELAAATLKTLGLEPEKIVSVPTPEVRKDRTYASAIAFKQWLEKANIPIKSIDLLTLDLHARRSWLLYRQALAATNTKVGIIAMPPIDYDPKYWWRYSAGVRKTINELVAYIYARFINWNT comes from the coding sequence ATGGCTGCTAAAAAGCGATCGCAATTCAAACTACTAAATATCACTCTCATTCGACGACAAGAAATATGGCTCCCTACGGTATGGGGATGGATATTTCTGGTTTTATTAACTCTAAGTTTATTAACTATCGGTATTAGCAACTTACCATCATTTCTAGCGGTCAATCAACCAATTAACGCTGAAGTTTTGGTCATTGAAGGATGGCTGCCAGATTATGCAGTTAAAGAAGCGCTGAATAGATTTAGACGCGGTTCCTATCGCCAAATCGTGACTACAGGTATTCCCATCGAAAGAGGATGCTATTTGGCTGAGTATAAAAATTATGCTGAGCTAGCGGCAGCAACCTTAAAAACCTTGGGATTAGAGCCTGAAAAAATCGTTTCCGTCCCGACACCAGAAGTACGTAAAGACCGAACTTATGCTTCTGCTATTGCTTTTAAACAATGGTTAGAAAAGGCAAATATACCAATAAAATCGATCGATTTACTTACACTAGATTTACATGCTAGAAGAAGCTGGTTGCTGTATCGTCAAGCACTAGCTGCAACAAATACTAAAGTTGGTATTATTGCCATGCCACCCATCGATTACGATCCGAAATACTGGTGGCGCTACAGTGCAGGCGTGCGCAAAACGATCAATGAGTTAGTTGCATATATTTACGCGCGTTTTATTAACTGGAATACTTAA
- a CDS encoding DUF2301 domain-containing membrane protein: MTQQIVSETYQGQFGEFTIDKSDRLGVIVYRTGLAIAALSFAISSTLVLLNPQPSVFSALTPLFFCFCGALGVSLLTIHIYLAVLHRVLQIFWAIGTIAAVAIAFTNSTPLAVTVYEHPVTLLGVGFIFAALTGIYFKEAFCFNRFETKFLTPLVPILLLGHLSGILPLQWEQIMLGTWAVLFVVFAIRKAVQPIPPDIGDKSVFAYLKAQKTATVDSQ, from the coding sequence ATGACTCAACAAATAGTATCCGAAACATATCAAGGTCAGTTTGGTGAGTTTACAATCGACAAAAGCGATCGCCTCGGTGTGATTGTCTATCGGACTGGCTTAGCGATCGCCGCCCTTAGCTTTGCCATTAGTAGCACTCTAGTTCTGTTGAACCCTCAGCCCAGTGTTTTTTCAGCACTCACACCCCTATTTTTCTGTTTTTGCGGTGCATTGGGTGTTAGCTTGCTAACTATTCATATATACTTGGCAGTACTGCATCGTGTACTACAAATATTTTGGGCGATCGGAACGATCGCCGCAGTCGCGATCGCATTTACCAATAGCACGCCGCTAGCTGTCACAGTTTACGAACATCCAGTAACTTTATTAGGTGTTGGGTTTATTTTTGCAGCGCTAACAGGAATTTACTTTAAAGAAGCATTTTGTTTTAATCGGTTTGAAACCAAATTTCTGACACCTCTAGTACCAATTTTATTGTTAGGACATTTAAGCGGTATTTTACCGCTCCAGTGGGAACAAATTATGCTTGGTACGTGGGCTGTACTATTCGTTGTCTTTGCCATTCGTAAGGCAGTACAACCAATTCCACCTGATATTGGTGATAAATCTGTGTTTGCTTATTTAAAAGCACAAAAGACAGCAACAGTAGATAGTCAGTAA
- a CDS encoding SAM hydrolase/SAM-dependent halogenase family protein: MNSNRILTLTSDFGFSDVYVGVMKGAIAQVNPSLTVIDITHEIPPQHLAAARFCLMDAYRYFPHGTVHVAVVDPGVGSNRRAIAIEFEHGFLVGPDNGIFSGILSQSPAIAAVELTHSQYWRTPQLSKTFHGRDIFAPVGAHLASGVPLRELGKAIDLATLLQLDLPQLIYTSTEIIGCIQYIDRFGNLVTNIPGSDVENQTWTVRLGERIVPGCQTYSNVSPREALALIGSHGWVEIAINCGNAQLQLQQHWGDRVEVVISER; encoded by the coding sequence ATGAATTCAAACCGGATTTTGACTTTAACCAGTGATTTTGGCTTCAGTGACGTGTATGTAGGAGTCATGAAAGGCGCGATCGCCCAAGTCAACCCCAGCCTGACAGTTATCGATATTACCCACGAGATCCCGCCCCAACATCTCGCTGCGGCTAGATTTTGCTTAATGGATGCCTATCGCTATTTTCCACATGGAACCGTGCATGTGGCTGTAGTCGATCCTGGGGTAGGTAGCAATAGACGCGCGATCGCCATAGAATTCGAGCATGGATTCTTAGTGGGACCGGATAACGGAATTTTTAGCGGCATATTGAGTCAAAGCCCTGCGATCGCCGCAGTAGAACTGACTCACTCTCAATACTGGCGTACTCCTCAACTCTCAAAGACTTTTCACGGACGAGATATTTTTGCCCCAGTAGGGGCGCATCTTGCGAGTGGAGTTCCCTTAAGAGAATTGGGAAAAGCAATCGATCTTGCTACGCTACTACAGTTAGACTTACCCCAGTTAATCTATACTTCTACAGAAATAATTGGTTGCATCCAATATATCGATCGCTTTGGCAATTTAGTCACTAATATTCCTGGTAGCGACGTGGAAAATCAAACTTGGACAGTACGATTAGGCGAACGAATCGTCCCAGGGTGTCAAACCTACAGCAACGTCTCTCCTAGAGAGGCACTCGCCTTAATTGGTAGTCATGGCTGGGTAGAAATTGCCATCAATTGCGGCAATGCCCAGTTACAATTGCAGCAGCATTGGGGAGATAGAGTAGAAGTGGTTATTAGTGAGAGGTAA
- the pirA gene encoding arginine synthesis PII-interacting regulator PirA codes for MSRNKQQAVKQAAEAHRQNIQKSLQHRLDVARASGDENLIRQLEAEMRYFN; via the coding sequence ATGAGCAGAAATAAACAACAAGCTGTAAAACAAGCTGCCGAAGCTCACCGTCAGAATATTCAAAAAAGTCTACAACATCGTCTGGATGTTGCTAGAGCTAGCGGAGATGAGAATCTCATCCGCCAGCTAGAAGCAGAAATGAGATACTTCAACTGA
- a CDS encoding DUF1361 domain-containing protein has translation MQADLLAVMTDVWHVLTKNNRWMSWNLFLAFVPLTLSAWLFLRGSQKRRWLFCLLFIDLLTFLPSVRHVFTNVLHFSTSIVTSELIWFVPLVCIPLYLLFISSGREHWQTFNWSILFLVFYAFLPNAPYVLTDIIHLYRDIRDIHSVWLITLVLIPVYVLFMGAGFEAYVLSLINLGSYLQRIGKSTWILGAELITHALCAVGVYLGRFLRFNSWDFITQPDILLTAVVEDLFGKRPVVIMIVTFAVITGLYWLMKQVTLRIMGRNRLEAISTGEKDKVDLL, from the coding sequence ATGCAAGCGGATCTATTAGCCGTGATGACAGACGTATGGCACGTACTAACTAAAAATAATCGTTGGATGAGCTGGAATTTGTTTCTAGCTTTTGTTCCTTTAACTTTGAGTGCGTGGCTGTTTCTCAGAGGAAGCCAAAAACGGCGTTGGCTATTCTGTTTATTATTTATAGATTTGTTGACTTTCTTACCAAGTGTGCGTCATGTTTTCACTAATGTATTACATTTCAGTACGAGTATCGTTACATCTGAGCTAATATGGTTCGTACCCTTAGTTTGTATTCCTTTATATCTATTATTTATCTCATCCGGTAGAGAGCATTGGCAAACTTTTAACTGGTCAATTTTATTTTTAGTATTTTATGCTTTTTTGCCGAACGCACCGTATGTTCTAACTGATATCATTCATTTATATCGAGATATTAGAGATATTCACTCAGTCTGGCTAATTACTTTGGTTCTTATACCAGTATATGTATTATTTATGGGAGCTGGATTTGAGGCATACGTACTATCATTAATTAATCTAGGTTCTTATTTACAAAGAATTGGTAAAAGTACGTGGATTTTGGGGGCAGAACTCATCACTCACGCTTTGTGTGCGGTAGGAGTCTATTTAGGTAGATTTTTGCGGTTTAATAGTTGGGATTTCATCACCCAACCCGATATTCTCCTTACTGCTGTGGTTGAAGATTTATTTGGCAAACGTCCAGTTGTCATTATGATTGTTACCTTCGCAGTTATTACTGGTTTGTACTGGCTGATGAAGCAGGTTACGCTTAGAATTATGGGAAGAAATCGTCTAGAAGCTATTTCTACGGGGGAAAAGGACAAGGTTGATTTATTGTAA
- a CDS encoding DUF1517 domain-containing protein, with amino-acid sequence MSSWRDRINRMSGRTRFVGCRIFLHLAGQEVAPLLGILNRQAREAIDADGDIEVVGEGLAEICQSLLQYDEYWLSGANEGDVFWDEGAASDYFNELFTDSAQRYLSEPDLSSPATTDESFSLPVTRNLVVMLSVVYDGEVPELETNLADINAMKAGLKALINLHYQKRLWAIQVQFSPAQFGEELTNDQLLLHFPELVPL; translated from the coding sequence ATGAGTTCATGGCGCGATCGGATTAACCGGATGTCAGGGCGGACTCGGTTTGTTGGCTGTCGGATATTTCTCCATCTTGCAGGGCAAGAAGTAGCACCGCTATTAGGAATTCTCAACCGTCAGGCAAGGGAAGCCATAGACGCTGATGGCGATATTGAAGTTGTAGGCGAAGGTTTGGCAGAAATTTGTCAAAGCTTGCTGCAATATGACGAGTATTGGCTTTCTGGGGCAAACGAAGGCGATGTGTTTTGGGATGAAGGTGCAGCCAGCGACTATTTCAACGAATTATTTACCGATTCTGCCCAACGTTACTTAAGCGAACCAGATTTAAGTTCACCCGCTACTACAGATGAATCTTTTTCCTTGCCCGTTACTCGTAACTTAGTCGTCATGCTAAGCGTGGTTTATGACGGAGAAGTGCCAGAATTAGAAACTAATCTGGCAGATATAAATGCGATGAAGGCTGGATTGAAAGCCCTGATTAATCTGCACTATCAAAAAAGATTGTGGGCAATTCAAGTTCAGTTTTCTCCCGCTCAATTTGGCGAAGAACTGACGAACGATCAACTATTACTACATTTTCCCGAATTAGTACCTTTGTAA
- a CDS encoding prephenate/arogenate dehydrogenase, whose translation MNIGIIGLGLIGGSLGLDWRSQGHKVFGVSRRESTCAQAIACGAVDTASADLTSLKTAEVIFICTPLAAIRPTVEQLIPHIDPATVLTDVGSVKAPIVDAIAPLWQNFVGGHPMAGKTESGIEVAQTGLFIGKPYAIAAIDTTPPKAVQVVEQLARSLQATIYHCHPADHDRAVSWISHLPVMVSASLIAVCASEPNPAVLELAQQLASSGFRDTSRVGGGNPELGVMMARYNRPELLRSLQQYRDRLDEIAQLIVREDWQALEQQLNSTQLDRTKFLRE comes from the coding sequence ATGAATATCGGTATTATCGGACTAGGGTTGATTGGTGGCTCGTTGGGCTTAGACTGGCGATCGCAAGGACACAAAGTTTTCGGTGTCAGTCGGCGCGAATCCACTTGCGCGCAAGCGATCGCTTGTGGTGCTGTGGATACGGCTAGCGCCGATCTTACCAGTCTCAAAACCGCAGAAGTTATTTTTATCTGCACTCCTTTGGCAGCAATTCGCCCTACCGTAGAACAACTGATTCCCCACATAGATCCAGCAACAGTTTTAACCGATGTCGGTTCGGTAAAAGCCCCAATAGTAGACGCGATCGCCCCCTTGTGGCAGAATTTTGTGGGCGGACACCCAATGGCTGGAAAAACTGAGAGTGGGATTGAAGTTGCCCAAACAGGACTGTTTATCGGTAAGCCTTATGCGATCGCCGCGATTGATACTACACCACCAAAAGCCGTACAGGTTGTCGAGCAATTAGCGCGATCGCTCCAAGCTACTATTTATCATTGTCATCCAGCCGATCACGATCGCGCCGTCAGTTGGATTTCTCATTTACCAGTCATGGTTAGCGCCAGTTTAATTGCTGTTTGTGCAAGCGAACCTAACCCAGCAGTTCTGGAATTAGCTCAACAACTCGCTAGTTCTGGATTTCGCGATACGAGTCGCGTTGGAGGTGGGAATCCTGAATTAGGAGTGATGATGGCGCGGTACAATCGCCCAGAGTTGTTGCGATCGCTACAACAATACCGCGATCGATTAGATGAAATCGCGCAATTAATTGTACGAGAAGATTGGCAAGCTTTGGAACAGCAATTAAATTCAACTCAGCTAGATAGAACGAAGTTTCTTCGAGAGTAG
- a CDS encoding YdcF family protein — protein MLDPALCARPLSQWLVLKSTLSHWLMTPVLVVIPLTAFILLIKFFPTWRWKRYMLVMGSLSLVAYFLASFPATVAIASKGLIAFLPEDPGRKADAIVILGRGAYMRKSRVEVATELWKSKRAPLIFASGAGDGADIVKMLKTEGVPKSVLKAESCSQTTEENALFTAAMLQPLGVKRIVLITDSPHMMRSLLTFRSLGFTVFPRPTPLPANLPPTRRAMMIFYEYMGLFNYGIKGYWQPQNAQIEQNPYIAQQQAANG, from the coding sequence ATGCTAGACCCTGCTTTATGCGCTCGTCCTCTGAGCCAGTGGCTTGTCTTGAAGTCCACGCTTTCCCACTGGCTGATGACTCCCGTACTGGTTGTCATACCGCTAACAGCTTTTATTCTGCTAATCAAGTTTTTTCCCACATGGCGTTGGAAGCGTTACATGTTGGTGATGGGAAGTTTATCGTTAGTAGCTTACTTTCTTGCTAGTTTTCCGGCTACAGTGGCGATCGCCAGTAAGGGATTGATTGCTTTTTTACCTGAAGATCCAGGGAGAAAAGCGGACGCGATCGTGATTTTAGGTCGCGGTGCGTATATGAGAAAGTCTAGGGTAGAGGTTGCGACTGAACTGTGGAAAAGCAAACGCGCTCCCCTAATCTTTGCGAGTGGTGCAGGGGATGGGGCAGATATTGTGAAAATGCTCAAAACGGAAGGAGTCCCCAAGTCAGTATTGAAAGCCGAAAGTTGTTCTCAGACAACAGAAGAGAACGCACTATTTACAGCGGCGATGCTGCAACCACTGGGAGTGAAGCGAATTGTTTTGATCACGGACTCGCCACATATGATGCGATCGCTATTAACGTTTCGCAGTCTGGGGTTCACCGTTTTTCCCCGTCCTACTCCTTTGCCTGCAAACTTGCCACCCACAAGAAGGGCAATGATGATCTTCTACGAATACATGGGTTTATTTAACTATGGTATCAAAGGGTACTGGCAGCCTCAGAATGCACAAATAGAGCAAAACCCGTACATAGCTCAACAGCAAGCAGCAAATGGTTGA